The Neomonachus schauinslandi chromosome 4, ASM220157v2, whole genome shotgun sequence genome includes a region encoding these proteins:
- the LY6E gene encoding lymphocyte antigen 6E: protein MKVFLPMLLAALLSVEQAHSLVCFSCTNQNSNFYCLKPTVCADSDSYCVTVSASAGLGKLVDFGHTLNKGCSPICPSPSINLGVASVGTYCCQSFLCNLSTAGRGLRASGAVLGLGLLLSLLSALQRLGP, encoded by the exons ATGAAGGTCTTCCTGCCCATGCTGCTGGCTGCCCTCCTGAGTGTGGAGCAAG CCCACTCCCTGGTGTGCTTCTCGTGCACCAACCAGAACAGTAACTTCTACTGCCTGAAGCCGACCGTCTGCGCGGACTCCGACAGCTACTGCGTCACGGTGTCCGCCTCTGCCGGACTCG GGAAACTGGTGGACTTCGGCCACACCCTGAACAAGGGCTGCTCCCCgatctgccccagccccagcatcaACCTGGGCGTGGCATCCGTCGGCACCTATTGCTGCCAGAGCTTCCTATGCAACCTCAGCACCGCTGGCCGGGGATTGCGGGCCAGCGGCGCAGTGCTGGGcctcgggctcctgctcagcctgCTGTCTGCCCTGCAGCGGCTCGGGCCCTGA